From the genome of Maridesulfovibrio ferrireducens:
AACGGCCCACCTGTCGGAGCGCCTGTTCAGATTCGTATCTCCGGGCCTGATCAAAAAACATTGTATGCATTAAGAGATAAGGTTGATGCATTGCTTGAAGTTACTCCCGGAATTTCCCGTGTCTGGGATGACTGGGGGCAGTGGGCCAAAAAGATGGTGGTTGATGTTGATCAGAACAAGGCGCGCGAAGCAGGACTTTCAAGTTTTGATGTCGCAATGAGCCTTCAATCAGGCATGAGCGGCTATCAGGCTTCTACGTATCGCGAGGGTGATGTTAATATTCCGATTGTACTTAGAAGTGAAGATTCTTTTCGTAACAGACTTGATAAGCTTGAAAGTATAAATGTCTATTCATATCAGGACGGCAGAAGTGTACCGCTCAGTCAGATAGCCACATCTGAACTGGTTTGGCAGCCTTCTGATATTCGCCGCAGAGATCAGACTCGGACAATGACAGTTAAGGCCGATCTGTATGATGGATATTTCGCATTGCAAACACTTGATGCTGTGCGGCCGAAGATAGAAAAAATGATGAAATCTTCCGAATGGCCTATGGGATATTCGGTCAGTTACGGCGGAGAGTTTGAAAAGAGTCAGGAAAGTCAGGAATCAATCAACGCCAACATGCCTCTGGCAATGGGGCTGCTTGTTCTGGTTCTTATATTTCAGTTTAACTCGTTCAGAAGGCCGCTTATCATCCTTTTGACGTTGCCGCCCATGATGTGCGGAATTACGCCGGGGATGATTCTCACTAATTCTCCTTTCGGATTTATGCCCATGCTGGGAATGATCAGTCTGCTGGGAATTATTGTTAACAATGCGATTATGTTGATAGATAGAATAGAAATGCAGCGTGGTAAGGGAATTGAATTAGCCGATTCAATCGTGCTTGCCTCCCTTGAAAGAGCAAGGCCGATTATTATGACCGCGACGACTACTATTATCGGAATGGTTCCGCTTTCGTTACAAGGCGGCGAAATGTGGCGGCCGATGGCAAACTGCATTATGTCCGGTTTGATGTTTGCTACTGTGCTGACCTTGATTTTGTGTCCGGTTTTATATTCCCTGTTTTTTAATCAGGGATTTAAAAACTACACATGGAATTCCGCAGTGATTGATAAGGGGCGGGATGTATAGAACCGTTTGAATTTAAATTATTACTAAAACAGCCCGCAATTTATATTAAAAATTGCGGGCTGTTTTGTTGTTAACAGGGAGAAAGGAATAATCTTTAATTAAAGCTCTTCAAGAATCTGCTGAATGCTGTCGACAAGCCTTTTGGGAGTAGAAGCTCCGGCTGTGAGTCCTATTGTGTTGAAATTTTTAAGCCCTTTAAGGGGGAGTTCTTCGGCTATTTCTACATGAGTACATTTTGTTCCGGTTGCTTCAACAACCTGAACTAATCTGCGGGTGTTGCCGCTGATGCGTCCGCCGACAACGATCATGTGATCGACTTTGCTGGAGAGTACGATAGCTTCTTCCTGCCGCTGGCGGGTTGCATCACATATGGAGTTAAGCACGATTACATCAAGCCCTTTACTTTCAAGATATTGAATTATTTCGTCATAAATAATACGATCTTGAGTGGTTTGTGCTGCAAGACAGTATTTTTTTGAAGGGTCCAGTTCGATAGATTTGAGTTCTTCTGTGCTGTCGAAGAGACACGTGCCGGAGGGGGCATAGCTTAAAAGTCCTTTAACTTCAGGATGGCTGTCTTCACCGTAAAGCAGGAGGATGCGTCCGTCAGTAGTGTTACGCTTAATAAGGAGCTGTGCTTTTTTTACTTTCGGGCAGGTTGCGTCTATGACGTTTATGCCTCTTTCGCGAAGTTCTTCTTCAACGTTTTGCGGAACTCCGTGTGCTCTGATTACAGCAAAAGAGCCTCTGGGAATTTCGTCAGCTGAATTGGCAGTTATTACGCCTTTTTTTTCATATTCTTCAAGTACCTGCGGATTGTGAATGATCGGTCCTAAAATATAGATAGATCCGCGGTCCTTATTTTCAATCAGTGAGTCCAGTTTATTGAGAGCAAGGTCGACTCCCATACAAAATCCGGCTGTTTCAGCCCTTACTACTTTACTCATTATTTGTAGCCTCCTTTGCAGGCAGCGATTTTTATTTAAGCCTGTTTTATAGGTCATTAAGATGTGCGTAAATCTACAGGTCAAAGGCGGTTTTGGCAACTTTGTTGTCAAGCATCTAAATTCGTGGCAAGCCATTGACCGCGAAGGGCAAGCAGAGTATTTTCCGTGAGTCCCTTTAAACAGAATAAATGACAGTAAAATTATAGTGGAGCTTAAAACAATGAGTTCGGATATTGTTAGCAAATATAAGTCAAGAATTGCAGAATCTTATGATCTTCATCGTAAGTATGTTAACCCTCAATTCGTCAGGGTTCTGGAAGTAATCGGGTATGACCGTAATTATGTGTCAGCCGAAGGTGCGTATCTGACAGATGCAAAGGGAAAGAAAGTTTTGGATTTTCTCGCGGGATTCGGAGTTTACAATATAGGGCGTAACCATCCTCATGTTGCTGAAGTTCTGCATGAAACTATTGATGCTAAAACAGCCAGTCTTGTACAGATGGATTTGGGAGTGCTTTCGGGAATGCTTGCTGAAAAGCTTGCCGAGTTAGCTCCGGGTGATCTTGAAGCGGTCTTTTTTACCAATTCCGGGGCGGAAGGGGTTGAAGGAGCTCTTAAATTTGCGAGACAGGCCACAGGGCGCCATAAACTCGTTCATTGTGAGCATGCTTTTCATGGATTGACTCTCGGTGCGCTCTCCGTGAACGGGAATAAAGAGTTCAGGGGTAGGAATGAACCTTTACTGCCGGACTGTTCAGGAGTTCCTTTTAATGATTTAGGTGCTCTTGAGAAAGCTCTTTCCGGCGGTGATGTCGGTGCTTTTATTTTTGAAACGATTCAGGGCAAGGGCGTTTTTGTACCCGAAGACGGATATCTTCAAGGCGCACGCGAACTCTGTGACCGTTATGGCACTTTGATGATTGCCGATGAAGTTCAGTGTGGACTGGGTCGAACCGGTAAAATGTTCGCAGTAGACCATTGGGGTGTTAAGCCTGATATTTTGGTGATTTCTAAAGCTCTTTCCGGTGGTTATATTCCCGTTGGAGCTGTTATTACCACCCGTGCGATACATGCTAAAATTTTTGATTCAATGGAAAGATGTTTTGCTCATTCAAATACTTTTGGTCAGAACGATCTTGCGATGGCAGCCGGACTGGCAACAATTGAAATAATTGAACAGGAAAAACTTTCAGAGAATGCTGATAGGCTTGGTGATCGTATCATTCAAGGAATGCGGGAACTTGCTGAAAAGTATGAGATGTTGACCGAAGTTCGCGGAAAAGGACTTATGATCGGGATGCAGTTCGGTGAGCCTAAGTCTTTGGCTCTTAAAGCAAGCTGGAAGCTGCTTCATAAAATGAATGATGATCTGTTTTGTCAGATGATAACTATGCCGCTGCTTGAGAAGCATGATATCTTAAGTCAGGTTGCAGGGCATGGCCTTGATACTGTTAAAATTCTTCCGCCGTTAATGATTAATGATGATGACGTAGACAAGTTTCTCACTGCAATGGACTCGGTGCTGAAGGAAGCTCATAAAATCACAGGTTCAGGTTGGAAAACAGTTAAAGATCTGGGGATTCGTACAGCCCGTACTTCTTAGCCGTCTGAGCTTCGTTTAAAAGCTGCTTCCGACGTTTCTCAACATATTGAAAAGACCCGAATATTTTATAAAGTTTCGGGCGTATTTTCTGTGGATATATTCAAAAAAATTCAGAATTTTTTGATTCTTGTTATTTGGCGCATGGTTCGCACCTGCCCCGGAACAATAGTCATATGCGGTCTTGTTCTAGCTATTATTTGCGGAGTTTCTTCCGCTTTGTATCTTAAGCTGGACAGTGATCAGGATAATTTACTTTCTCATGACCTTCCTTTTCAGAAGCGGAATCTTGAGCAGATTAAGAATTTCGGCGATCAGGAATATATGTTCGTGGTCATTGAAACCGGCGGGACAGATAAGGGTAAGGAGCAGGCTGCTCTTTTCGCTTCCTCTCTTGCCACTAAGCTTGAAGGAAAGTCTAATGTAATTAGAGAAGTTCATTATGCCATGTCCGCAAGGGATATGGGACCGGGCGTATTAATGTTTGCTTCGGAAGATGAACTGCGCGATTTTGTCAAACTTGCCCGTAATATAGGGCCGCTTGGTAATGAATGGTTCAATGGGCCGGGGCTGGCAAAGTTTCTGGATATGAATGCGGAACTGCTTAGTGGTAAAAAAGATATGGGCGGAGCCGCTGATCCTGAAATGCTTATTCCCATGGTGGGAGCTTTGGATTCGCTGGTCGGAAAAATGAAAAGTGCTCTTGATAAGGGAACTGTTTTATCTGAAAATTCCGGTCCTGTGCTGAATCTGGATAAAGCTGGAATGCAGTATTTTTATACCCGCAACGGCAAGCTCCTGATCATGCGTATTCTGCCTAAAAAAGATTTTGCGGCAATGTCTGTTATTGGTCAGGCTCTTAAAGTTGTTCGTGATTCTCTGAATCAGACTCGTGAAGAATTTCCAGAGGTCAGCGCCGGACTTACCGGACGACCTGTTCTTTCGGCTGATGAAATGATCACCACTAATGATGATATGACTCTTGCCTCAATTGTCTCTGTTCTGCTGGTGGGGCTGTTGTTTACGATAGTTCTTCACGGCTGGCTCAGACCTGCGCTAGTTATGTTTTCCCTTTTTTGCGCTATGGCGTGGACTTTTGGATTTGCTCTGGTAACGCTGGGAAGTCTTAATCTTTTATCTATTGTTTTCGCGCTTGTTCTCGTCGGAATCGGTGTGGATTTCGGTATTCATGTTGTTCTGCGCTATGTTGAAGGGACGGCTGCGGGCCTTTCGCCTGAAGACGCAGTTGAAGAATCATTGATGCATACCGGGCCGGGCGTTCTTCTTGGTGGAATTACATCCGTATGTGCTTTTTATGCCGTGTTAGGACAGGAATTCGTGGGGCTGGCCGAGCTTGGACTTATCGGTGGAACCGGGATTATTTTCTGCCTTATTTCCATGCTGACGGTTCTTCCTTCACTTTTGCTTCTTGCAGGAAGACGTAATCTTTTTCCTTCATCTCATCCGCGTATGGCGACCATGCCCTTTATGGATAAGGTTATTTCACGCCCGAAATCAGTTCTTGCTGTCGCTCTGATATTGTCGGCACTTGCCTATCCGGGATTGCAGAAAGCCGGGTTCAATTACAATCTTCTTGATCTTCAAGCAAAAGGTCTTGAATCCGTTGAGTATGAACATAAATTAATTAATGACTCTGATGAATCTACTTGGTTCGCGGTTATGACAAGGCCCGATCTAGAAAGCGTTACGGCTCTCACTCAGCAATTGAAGAAAATTCCTTCGGTGGGCAGGATTGATTCTATCTTGAATTTTTTGCCTGAAGGTCAAAAGGAAAAGGCTCAGATTCTTCGTGGTGAAGCTAAGTATTTAGACGGCATGGATTTTAATGCACGCCCTGTGGCGCTTGTGTCTGATCAGGTTTCAGGCTCACTTGAAAAGTTGACGGATTCGCTCGAAGGTATAGAGGAAAAGCTGTTTTCTGCCGGAGCGAAAGAA
Proteins encoded in this window:
- a CDS encoding aspartate aminotransferase family protein — encoded protein: MSSDIVSKYKSRIAESYDLHRKYVNPQFVRVLEVIGYDRNYVSAEGAYLTDAKGKKVLDFLAGFGVYNIGRNHPHVAEVLHETIDAKTASLVQMDLGVLSGMLAEKLAELAPGDLEAVFFTNSGAEGVEGALKFARQATGRHKLVHCEHAFHGLTLGALSVNGNKEFRGRNEPLLPDCSGVPFNDLGALEKALSGGDVGAFIFETIQGKGVFVPEDGYLQGARELCDRYGTLMIADEVQCGLGRTGKMFAVDHWGVKPDILVISKALSGGYIPVGAVITTRAIHAKIFDSMERCFAHSNTFGQNDLAMAAGLATIEIIEQEKLSENADRLGDRIIQGMRELAEKYEMLTEVRGKGLMIGMQFGEPKSLALKASWKLLHKMNDDLFCQMITMPLLEKHDILSQVAGHGLDTVKILPPLMINDDDVDKFLTAMDSVLKEAHKITGSGWKTVKDLGIRTARTS
- the ispH gene encoding 4-hydroxy-3-methylbut-2-enyl diphosphate reductase; this translates as MSKVVRAETAGFCMGVDLALNKLDSLIENKDRGSIYILGPIIHNPQVLEEYEKKGVITANSADEIPRGSFAVIRAHGVPQNVEEELRERGINVIDATCPKVKKAQLLIKRNTTDGRILLLYGEDSHPEVKGLLSYAPSGTCLFDSTEELKSIELDPSKKYCLAAQTTQDRIIYDEIIQYLESKGLDVIVLNSICDATRQRQEEAIVLSSKVDHMIVVGGRISGNTRRLVQVVEATGTKCTHVEIAEELPLKGLKNFNTIGLTAGASTPKRLVDSIQQILEEL
- a CDS encoding MMPL family transporter; the encoded protein is MDIFKKIQNFLILVIWRMVRTCPGTIVICGLVLAIICGVSSALYLKLDSDQDNLLSHDLPFQKRNLEQIKNFGDQEYMFVVIETGGTDKGKEQAALFASSLATKLEGKSNVIREVHYAMSARDMGPGVLMFASEDELRDFVKLARNIGPLGNEWFNGPGLAKFLDMNAELLSGKKDMGGAADPEMLIPMVGALDSLVGKMKSALDKGTVLSENSGPVLNLDKAGMQYFYTRNGKLLIMRILPKKDFAAMSVIGQALKVVRDSLNQTREEFPEVSAGLTGRPVLSADEMITTNDDMTLASIVSVLLVGLLFTIVLHGWLRPALVMFSLFCAMAWTFGFALVTLGSLNLLSIVFALVLVGIGVDFGIHVVLRYVEGTAAGLSPEDAVEESLMHTGPGVLLGGITSVCAFYAVLGQEFVGLAELGLIGGTGIIFCLISMLTVLPSLLLLAGRRNLFPSSHPRMATMPFMDKVISRPKSVLAVALILSALAYPGLQKAGFNYNLLDLQAKGLESVEYEHKLINDSDESTWFAVMTRPDLESVTALTQQLKKIPSVGRIDSILNFLPEGQKEKAQILRGEAKYLDGMDFNARPVALVSDQVSGSLEKLTDSLEGIEEKLFSAGAKEELQLVSDLLDKASSCIALIDKNPSAVQNLVPIQTRLVSELSSSFEWIKEILEVRSVNSDDLPEHLRSLYIGRDGSFMVKIAAVGNVWDFELLKSFVADLRKIDPEVTGVPVVVLESSLLMRDTFTEAAVLTIVLVSIILFFTSFSISYVLLTLIPLIVGIFWLLEVMGTTGLSFNLANFFAIPVLIAIGVDGGVHFLARWKELSKGEKLYDTSTPVAVGLSFCTTMIGFGGLLLAHHRGLASLGGIMVVGSATCMVGCMVILPAVFRLIEQFKGRKNI